From the genome of Candidatus Zixiibacteriota bacterium, one region includes:
- a CDS encoding PAS domain-containing protein, with the protein MFNHVAVDVSADLNPNNTGSEALVTQCAVCKVDLRGRFVFVDKQVEQMLGLYQEDLFGREFREFVEECQHPVIDRLFTRHSRFETIFETADILLYDREGHPVPVSVIASLNFVAGNPVNYQIVLQPIRNSLSQIPQTGTPADRWSPAASVLSAFGDETKWSEAVVGLRDLSDAREVLVYRLTDDHPLIVCSSADPASERPHPVFSGDLNDVHLDVALNGGTYDFCDSEHVRRAVEQHGVAPSEFVTIVDRGEQGRFMIRLAFDENDTSGAAKAGIDRVRLLLQRHIVDAPVSPLLGSSTESTASTVVPDVRSQWLGQLGIAACLIEQGNQLVAVTDPLRRLCHSEEAPKTVESLIDAILSPENDSGRRLVNAAVRELLESGAAAEYDADITLRDGSDVRLVARRSDAESGVWLTMVAADTRHTAASSAPLVPVDLVQQAESLISKSAQRMAAIGHALHNAMDIANRIELAAALDELRAGETALRFTRQVQDYLSKDETPAAVDLNLVVTGIFEHLRRALPDRQVNLSFSDLPTVVTLRSKMTDLLTAWIFCLAGQSSEMTASVTITASTSPGRVAIQLLAAACAEHSFERGPGAFTWPGLDSGAADIPGALWFITTAVASSLQGSVSLCRDNPGEARLCLEFPDYR; encoded by the coding sequence ATGTTTAACCATGTGGCTGTCGACGTGAGTGCTGACCTGAACCCCAACAATACCGGTAGCGAGGCGCTGGTAACTCAGTGTGCCGTCTGTAAAGTCGATCTGCGCGGGAGATTCGTATTCGTCGATAAACAGGTCGAACAGATGCTCGGCCTGTATCAGGAAGACCTGTTCGGACGGGAATTCCGAGAGTTCGTTGAAGAATGCCAGCACCCGGTCATCGACCGCCTCTTCACCCGCCACAGCCGCTTTGAGACGATCTTTGAGACCGCCGACATCTTGTTGTACGACCGCGAGGGCCACCCGGTGCCGGTCTCGGTGATCGCCTCCCTGAACTTCGTCGCCGGCAACCCCGTCAATTACCAGATCGTCTTACAGCCGATCCGGAACAGCCTGTCCCAGATTCCGCAGACCGGTACTCCGGCGGACCGGTGGTCCCCCGCCGCCTCCGTTCTCTCCGCATTCGGAGACGAGACCAAGTGGTCCGAGGCGGTGGTCGGACTCCGCGACCTCTCCGATGCTCGAGAAGTGCTTGTCTACCGGTTGACCGACGATCACCCGCTGATAGTCTGTTCCTCGGCCGATCCGGCCTCCGAACGCCCCCATCCCGTGTTCTCGGGCGACTTGAACGATGTGCACCTCGATGTCGCCCTGAATGGAGGAACGTACGATTTTTGCGACAGCGAACACGTTCGGCGTGCAGTCGAACAGCACGGCGTTGCGCCTTCGGAATTCGTGACTATCGTGGACAGGGGAGAACAGGGTCGCTTCATGATCCGTCTTGCCTTCGACGAGAACGACACTTCCGGCGCTGCGAAAGCGGGCATTGACCGTGTTCGACTCCTGTTGCAGCGCCACATCGTCGACGCACCCGTGTCGCCTCTCCTCGGCAGCTCAACGGAATCCACCGCGTCGACAGTCGTTCCCGACGTCCGATCGCAGTGGCTCGGACAATTGGGCATCGCCGCATGTCTTATCGAGCAGGGCAATCAACTGGTAGCGGTCACCGATCCTCTTCGTCGCCTGTGCCACTCAGAAGAAGCTCCGAAAACAGTCGAGTCCCTCATCGATGCCATCCTGTCCCCGGAAAATGACAGCGGCCGGCGACTGGTCAACGCGGCGGTACGGGAGCTTCTGGAGAGCGGCGCCGCGGCCGAATATGATGCCGACATAACCCTTCGCGATGGTTCCGATGTACGCCTGGTGGCCCGACGCAGCGACGCGGAGTCGGGTGTCTGGCTCACCATGGTCGCGGCCGACACTCGCCATACAGCCGCGTCTTCCGCACCGTTGGTTCCGGTCGATCTGGTGCAGCAGGCCGAATCATTGATCTCAAAAAGCGCCCAACGGATGGCTGCTATCGGACATGCTCTGCACAATGCGATGGACATCGCCAATCGAATTGAGTTGGCGGCGGCGCTCGACGAACTACGCGCCGGCGAAACCGCCCTTCGATTCACTCGACAGGTACAGGACTATCTCTCTAAGGACGAAACACCTGCAGCAGTTGATTTGAACCTCGTCGTGACCGGCATTTTCGAGCACCTCCGACGGGCGCTGCCCGACCGTCAGGTGAATCTCTCCTTCTCCGACTTGCCGACGGTTGTGACCTTGCGCTCAAAAATGACCGACCTGCTCACCGCTTGGATTTTCTGCCTGGCCGGCCAGTCGTCCGAAATGACGGCCTCCGTGACTATCACCGCAAGCACCTCCCCGGGACGCGTCGCCATCCAACTGCTCGCGGCCGCCTGTGCTGAGCACAGCTTCGAGCGCGGTCCGGGCGCGTTCACCTGGCCGGGGCTCGATTCCGGCGCAGCCGATATCCCCGGTGCACTCTGGTTCATCACCACGGCAGTCGCATCAAGTCTGCAAGGCTCAGTCAGTCTTTGCCGAGACAACCCCGGTGAGGCGCGCCTCTGCCTCGAATTTCCGGACTATCGGTAG
- the mnmA gene encoding tRNA 2-thiouridine(34) synthase MnmA, translating into MAARVLVAMSGGVDSSVAALLLKQQGYDVIGAHMKLWDYVDVGGDIYKDGRCCTLDSITDCRFVCDKIAAPFYVLNMSEEFREKVIDNFVDEYRAGRTPNPCVRCNADVRWNTFLHKAQQLGCDFIATGHYAFVEPNDSGRWQIRKGVDATRDQSYVLWGLTQEALAHTLMPLGGLKKSEVRVIAEKHGLRTAQKPESREICFVADDDYRRFISEFEGKRGRTFQSGEIVHEDGRVLGRHDGTAFYTIGQRKGLGIAHPTPLYVQRIEINTNRVIVGDNDSLFTTELIAERLNWSAIDHPSSPLDVETKIRYLHAPAESTITPLSSSTAKVTFVKKQRAITPGQSVVFYRGDLLLGGGLIQ; encoded by the coding sequence ATGGCTGCGCGTGTCTTAGTTGCGATGTCGGGCGGCGTTGACTCCTCCGTCGCCGCTCTGCTGCTCAAACAGCAGGGCTACGACGTGATCGGCGCCCACATGAAATTGTGGGACTACGTCGATGTCGGAGGCGATATCTACAAAGACGGCCGGTGCTGTACGCTCGACTCCATCACGGATTGCCGCTTCGTGTGTGACAAGATCGCCGCTCCCTTCTATGTGCTTAACATGTCCGAGGAGTTCCGCGAGAAGGTGATCGACAACTTCGTCGATGAGTACCGTGCCGGCCGGACGCCCAATCCGTGCGTCCGCTGTAATGCCGACGTCCGCTGGAACACCTTCCTGCACAAAGCGCAGCAGCTTGGATGCGACTTCATCGCCACCGGACATTACGCCTTCGTCGAACCTAATGACTCCGGCCGATGGCAGATTCGCAAGGGCGTCGACGCCACCCGAGACCAGTCGTACGTCCTCTGGGGGCTCACTCAGGAGGCGCTCGCACACACCCTCATGCCCCTCGGCGGTCTGAAGAAATCCGAAGTGCGCGTCATCGCCGAGAAACATGGCCTCCGCACCGCCCAAAAGCCCGAGTCACGCGAAATTTGCTTTGTCGCCGACGATGACTACCGTCGCTTTATCTCCGAGTTCGAAGGCAAGCGGGGAAGAACGTTCCAATCGGGGGAGATCGTCCACGAGGACGGGCGCGTGCTCGGCCGCCACGACGGCACCGCATTCTACACCATTGGCCAGCGCAAGGGACTGGGCATCGCGCACCCGACGCCGCTCTATGTCCAGCGCATCGAGATCAATACCAACCGCGTCATCGTGGGCGACAACGACTCCCTCTTCACGACCGAACTGATCGCCGAACGGCTCAACTGGTCCGCGATTGATCACCCGTCATCGCCGCTCGACGTCGAAACAAAAATCCGTTATCTCCACGCCCCCGCCGAATCGACAATCACACCGTTGTCATCATCGACCGCGAAGGTTACATTTGTAAAAAAGCAGCGCGCCATCACACCCGGACAGTCGGTCGTATTTTATCGGGGCGATCTGCTGCTCGGCGGCGGCCTGATCCAATAA
- a CDS encoding metal-dependent hydrolase gives MPTATFLGHSCVMVEDGPHRIIVDPFLSGNDKAAAKASDIQVQYVLITHGHGDHLGDGIQIARKNNATVIANFELASYCGAKGCTTHPMHIGGSHAFDFGRVKLTIAHHGGGAGENAGIYTGPPVGFLIEIGGKTMYHSGDTGLFYDMKLIGDMNRIDLAFLPIGDNFTMGIDDAVKAVEFLRPKKVVPIHYNTFDIIAADPRAFASRIKGSEVAILKPGESTTF, from the coding sequence ATGCCAACTGCCACATTTCTCGGTCACTCCTGTGTGATGGTCGAAGATGGCCCGCACCGGATTATTGTCGACCCGTTCCTCTCCGGTAACGATAAGGCAGCCGCCAAAGCATCCGATATTCAGGTGCAATATGTCCTGATTACCCACGGGCACGGCGATCATCTCGGCGACGGCATCCAGATCGCCCGGAAAAACAACGCCACCGTCATCGCAAACTTCGAACTGGCCAGTTACTGTGGCGCCAAAGGCTGCACCACCCACCCCATGCATATCGGGGGTTCGCACGCCTTCGACTTCGGCCGCGTCAAACTGACCATTGCCCACCACGGCGGCGGAGCGGGCGAGAATGCCGGCATCTACACCGGACCACCGGTCGGATTTCTCATCGAGATCGGCGGCAAAACCATGTATCATTCCGGCGACACCGGCCTGTTTTATGACATGAAATTGATCGGCGATATGAACCGGATCGACCTCGCGTTCCTCCCGATTGGCGACAACTTCACCATGGGAATCGACGACGCCGTCAAAGCGGTAGAATTCCTCCGGCCCAAGAAGGTGGTCCCAATCCACTACAACACGTTTGATATCATCGCCGCCGACCCCAGGGCGTTTGCATCGAGGATCAAGGGGTCCGAGGTCGCCATTCTCAAGCCCGGCGAAAGCACGACCTTCTGA
- a CDS encoding BamA/TamA family outer membrane protein, producing the protein MRLALWTCVVLAVLTASTHAMTERERQRWMRDNPKIDSILIEGNTFYPSGEIKGRLYAKTWSWWGALKDDRRIRVQRETFGRDTLEVKYLYLTEGFLGVRLDHAFEILPDSSALVHITIHEGRRFFIDTVRVTGDYPPGLAIHFEKKTTQLKSGRPINPIDLKQVEFELKTYLANRGYPYAQIGYRVDSVASSNRAPVIFHVFADSLVRFGDIAVEGTEQFPEYVARRELKVKPGHVYSREDILESQRRLLESGYFSTMQLNRAENSPNRLQPDFTLRVRERKTRYVTTELGAIGQTNIRDLAWLVSAGAGKRNILGSRRGDFSIAYTFSLGRDSRILQNKYNASFTEPWFLGLRMPLTIGFEWEPTLRVPDNVYKRRSYSLSAETNRRFGREVRVWLGVEYESLKLSEFPDDTTGIGVDATISGRRRMYSQFRYDSRDNLFIPSRGSFVDLSVDYFGGFMGGDNDFYRIQASWSTYQPVWPGWISATRVKLGLAEPFGRSDSLLTDDRLLLGGANTVRSFRENRLGPLDGDKNPRGAQYVFVFNQEFRWKTVQIFNKIPLLDILAAFPLWQSVFADVGNGFLEWGDIRLDRLAVAYGTGFQILSPAGPIRLDYAQRLETDSFDFAKRWHFTILYAF; encoded by the coding sequence ATGCGGCTGGCTCTCTGGACATGCGTCGTGCTCGCGGTTCTGACCGCCTCGACACACGCCATGACCGAGCGTGAACGCCAGCGCTGGATGCGGGACAATCCGAAGATTGACTCAATTCTGATCGAAGGCAATACGTTCTACCCGTCGGGAGAAATCAAGGGCCGCCTCTATGCCAAAACCTGGTCCTGGTGGGGCGCCCTTAAAGACGACCGGCGAATCCGCGTGCAACGCGAAACCTTCGGACGCGATACCCTCGAAGTCAAGTACCTGTATCTCACCGAAGGATTCCTCGGCGTCCGTCTCGATCACGCGTTTGAAATCCTTCCTGATTCAAGTGCCCTCGTGCATATCACCATCCACGAAGGACGACGCTTCTTCATCGATACGGTTCGGGTGACCGGCGACTACCCGCCCGGACTGGCCATCCACTTCGAAAAGAAGACGACCCAGCTCAAATCAGGACGACCGATCAACCCGATCGATCTGAAACAGGTTGAATTTGAACTCAAAACGTATCTGGCGAACAGGGGATATCCTTACGCACAGATCGGCTATCGGGTCGATTCCGTGGCCTCAAGCAACCGGGCGCCGGTGATCTTTCATGTGTTTGCGGATTCACTGGTGCGGTTCGGCGATATAGCGGTCGAAGGAACCGAGCAGTTTCCTGAGTACGTAGCACGCCGCGAACTCAAAGTGAAACCGGGACACGTATACAGCCGCGAAGACATTCTCGAGTCGCAGCGGCGTTTGTTGGAATCCGGGTACTTCTCGACCATGCAGCTGAACCGGGCCGAGAACTCCCCGAACCGCCTCCAACCGGACTTCACCCTGCGGGTTCGCGAACGAAAGACCCGCTACGTCACGACTGAGCTCGGAGCGATTGGCCAGACCAACATCCGCGACCTCGCCTGGCTGGTGTCCGCCGGCGCGGGTAAGCGGAACATACTTGGCTCACGCAGGGGAGACTTCAGCATCGCGTATACCTTCAGTCTTGGCCGCGACAGCCGCATCCTCCAGAACAAGTACAACGCCAGCTTCACGGAGCCCTGGTTTCTGGGCCTGCGCATGCCGCTGACAATCGGCTTCGAATGGGAACCCACCCTCCGGGTTCCGGACAACGTCTACAAACGCCGGTCCTACTCACTCTCTGCAGAGACCAACCGCCGTTTCGGCCGCGAAGTCCGAGTCTGGCTCGGTGTCGAGTACGAGTCGCTGAAACTGTCCGAGTTCCCCGACGATACGACCGGGATCGGTGTCGATGCCACCATCTCGGGACGACGTCGCATGTACAGCCAGTTCCGCTATGACAGCCGGGACAACCTGTTTATTCCGAGTCGGGGCTCGTTTGTTGACCTCTCGGTGGATTACTTCGGCGGCTTCATGGGTGGTGACAACGACTTCTATCGAATTCAGGCGTCCTGGTCGACCTACCAGCCGGTCTGGCCCGGCTGGATCAGCGCCACCCGGGTCAAACTGGGACTGGCTGAGCCCTTCGGACGTTCCGACAGCCTGCTGACGGATGACCGGCTTCTGCTTGGCGGCGCCAATACGGTACGGTCGTTTCGAGAAAACCGTCTTGGTCCGCTTGACGGTGACAAAAATCCGCGCGGTGCCCAGTACGTCTTTGTCTTCAATCAGGAGTTCCGCTGGAAAACGGTCCAGATCTTCAACAAGATACCGTTACTCGATATCCTCGCCGCATTCCCCCTCTGGCAGTCGGTCTTCGCCGACGTCGGCAACGGATTCCTCGAATGGGGGGACATTCGACTCGATCGCTTGGCCGTTGCCTACGGCACGGGATTCCAGATTCTCTCGCCGGCTGGCCCCATCCGACTCGATTATGCCCAGCGTCTCGAAACCGACAGCTTCGACTTTGCAAAACGCTGGCATTTCACCATATTATACGCGTTCTGA
- a CDS encoding AsmA family protein — translation MKKLRKIVTWILGILIALVLLAMIGLKLFFPTEKVRALAEEQGSAALNRPVKIEGLDVSFWGGIGVVLKNVSIGSPADFANENLVQAEQIDVKLQILPLLIGDYRVDRLIVDRPHISLHKTAAGVVNYAIDLAQVDTTLPPEVTRMPGEQQTAATVVSFDRLQIKDGQLHYRDDSARVTIELTGFNLTTSLTTPSERTYQSAGHLAADSIRIATNGEAFPPYEFDLNYRASYDMVRQELTVDRGDIRLNTLKLSVTGIVAHLPDSAQARLAVKTSEVAVSDVFSLLPPSQRENLRDFTIGGSFALTVDLEYFADRADNPLTYTGTAVMTDMSMSSKDIPGELKLGRALMDFKPDNLRIALEQATFDNKPLRGHLVVDYFENPRVSGELAGDVDLKFAEPFLPAEHNQTLSGRSRFEITFNGPAKDPTAFDFSGNLSVTDGQYSSDLLPEPVTSFSLDIYVDRGLVNVRSLKGAFPSGELTFSGRINDLVPYLLADSVSVRKISPEIDGSLKGQFSLAMANALLPERGSPSMSGRAAMDLQFSGSMTDLTRFKPRGTLTISEASYTDSLLPEPITYLGAGLKVSPDTITVDSLRMRFESSDLHFSGKLIKPFPYLLPIDSLDRSTLRRPMFLFELSSQHLDIDRLFPEAVPGSADSAESDTSIDSVSVVFVPDIDGQGSLAVDTLIYNKMEFTRATGIVRIRDRKIHVTDIVAKLYTGDVTGETVVDLNDFENPLYTGSFKFSQIEANDFLERFTPFGGYLFGKMDFTGNYSATGWEPEQFLKSMTLDGLGEMREARLVTTGAVYAIGRKLAEAVHESFEEEQSLKNLASKIRVENGRVVADNLTTRIDKFGDVSLGGSYGFDGGIDYNGKITLSEAATRKAMSGLGKTLSGLLGGSSVDRLTLPFNMGGSIDKPDFDLDLSPLTKKAGENLLKEGADQLKGLIKKGGG, via the coding sequence GTGAAGAAACTCCGCAAGATCGTCACCTGGATACTCGGCATCCTGATCGCCCTGGTGCTGCTGGCGATGATCGGCCTCAAGCTGTTCTTCCCGACTGAGAAAGTGCGCGCCCTCGCCGAAGAGCAGGGCAGTGCCGCCCTCAATCGCCCGGTGAAGATCGAAGGTCTCGATGTTTCCTTCTGGGGAGGGATCGGCGTCGTCCTCAAGAATGTCTCGATCGGAAGCCCCGCCGACTTCGCCAACGAAAACCTCGTGCAGGCGGAACAGATCGATGTCAAGCTGCAGATTTTGCCCCTGCTTATCGGCGACTACCGTGTCGACCGACTCATCGTCGACCGCCCGCATATCAGCCTCCACAAGACGGCTGCCGGCGTCGTCAACTACGCCATCGATCTCGCACAAGTCGATACGACTCTTCCGCCCGAAGTTACCCGGATGCCCGGCGAACAACAGACCGCAGCAACCGTCGTCTCGTTCGATCGACTGCAGATCAAAGACGGGCAACTGCACTATCGCGATGACAGCGCCAGGGTCACGATCGAGTTGACCGGCTTTAACCTCACCACGTCGTTGACGACTCCCAGCGAGCGCACCTATCAGTCGGCGGGACACCTCGCCGCCGACTCCATACGCATCGCAACGAACGGCGAGGCTTTTCCCCCGTACGAATTTGACCTGAACTATCGCGCCTCATACGATATGGTCCGGCAGGAATTGACCGTCGATAGGGGGGACATTCGGCTCAATACACTGAAACTCAGCGTTACCGGTATCGTTGCTCATCTGCCCGACTCTGCTCAGGCGAGACTGGCTGTCAAGACGTCTGAGGTGGCGGTATCTGATGTTTTCTCCCTGCTGCCACCGTCGCAGCGCGAGAACCTCAGGGACTTTACGATTGGCGGGTCTTTTGCGCTGACCGTCGACCTCGAGTACTTCGCCGACCGGGCTGACAACCCGCTGACATACACCGGCACAGCCGTCATGACCGACATGAGTATGTCGTCAAAGGATATTCCCGGAGAACTCAAACTCGGTCGTGCGCTGATGGACTTCAAGCCGGACAACCTCCGTATTGCGCTTGAACAGGCTACCTTCGACAACAAGCCCCTTCGCGGCCATCTGGTGGTCGATTACTTCGAGAATCCCCGCGTGTCCGGAGAGTTGGCCGGCGATGTCGACCTCAAGTTTGCGGAACCGTTCCTGCCCGCCGAGCACAATCAGACTCTGTCAGGCCGGTCCCGGTTCGAAATCACATTTAACGGCCCCGCGAAGGATCCCACCGCATTCGATTTCTCCGGGAACCTGTCGGTTACCGATGGTCAGTATTCTTCGGACCTCCTGCCTGAACCTGTCACCTCGTTCTCTCTTGATATCTACGTCGACCGGGGACTGGTCAACGTGAGGTCCCTCAAAGGCGCCTTTCCGTCCGGGGAGTTGACCTTCAGCGGCCGGATAAACGATCTGGTCCCGTACCTGCTTGCAGACTCTGTATCCGTACGGAAAATCTCACCGGAAATCGATGGCTCCCTCAAAGGGCAATTCAGCCTCGCCATGGCCAACGCATTGCTCCCGGAACGAGGCTCCCCATCGATGTCCGGTCGCGCCGCCATGGATCTGCAGTTCTCCGGCTCCATGACCGACCTCACCCGATTCAAACCGCGCGGAACCCTTACCATCAGCGAAGCGTCGTACACCGATTCGCTGCTCCCGGAACCGATCACGTATCTGGGCGCGGGACTGAAGGTGTCGCCCGATACCATCACCGTGGACAGCCTGCGCATGAGATTCGAGTCATCCGACCTGCACTTCTCCGGAAAACTCATCAAACCGTTCCCGTATCTGCTCCCGATCGACAGCCTCGATCGCAGCACTCTTCGCCGTCCTATGTTTCTGTTTGAATTGTCGTCTCAACACCTCGACATCGACCGGCTCTTCCCCGAAGCGGTCCCCGGTTCGGCCGACTCGGCCGAATCGGACACGTCCATCGACTCGGTGTCCGTTGTGTTTGTGCCCGACATCGACGGACAGGGCTCGCTGGCGGTTGATACGCTTATCTACAATAAAATGGAATTCACTCGTGCCACCGGTATCGTGCGCATCCGTGACCGGAAGATCCATGTCACCGATATCGTCGCCAAGCTGTATACCGGCGACGTGACAGGGGAGACCGTGGTAGACCTCAATGACTTCGAAAACCCACTCTACACCGGCTCCTTCAAGTTCTCACAGATCGAAGCCAATGACTTCCTGGAGCGATTTACTCCCTTCGGCGGCTATCTGTTCGGCAAAATGGACTTCACCGGAAATTACAGCGCCACCGGCTGGGAGCCTGAGCAGTTTCTTAAGTCGATGACTCTCGACGGTCTCGGCGAAATGAGAGAAGCCCGCCTGGTGACGACCGGTGCCGTGTACGCTATCGGAAGGAAGCTGGCCGAGGCGGTCCACGAGTCGTTTGAAGAGGAACAGAGCCTCAAAAATCTCGCCAGCAAGATTCGCGTCGAAAACGGACGTGTGGTCGCCGACAACCTCACCACCCGGATCGACAAGTTCGGCGATGTCTCGCTCGGCGGGTCGTATGGCTTTGACGGCGGTATCGATTATAACGGGAAAATCACGCTGAGCGAAGCCGCCACCCGGAAGGCGATGTCCGGCCTCGGTAAGACACTCTCGGGACTTCTCGGAGGCTCCTCCGTGGACAGACTCACCTTGCCGTTTAACATGGGAGGCTCAATCGATAAGCCCGATTTTGACCTCGACCTGTCGCCGTTGACCAAAAAAGCGGGCGAAAACCTGCTGAAAGAAGGCGCCGACCAGCTCAAAGGTCTCATCAAAAAGGGCGGCGGCTGA
- a CDS encoding aminotransferase class V-fold PLP-dependent enzyme, protein MDPIYLDHNATTPVAPEVVEAMLPYLDRGFGNASSVHAFGREAKVALETAREQIAAFIRCEPSELYFTSGGTESDNMAVLGVARYLKHKRNHIIVGATEHHAVIEPAEYLHKKEGFELHLAPVDSEGFVSPVRLRGLVKDTTALVSIMHANNETGTVQADLSRFAQIAHEKGALFHTDAVQSIGKVEVDVKELGVDLLSLTGHKIYGPKGCGALFVRSGLKIDPLLHGGSHEKRRRPGTENVAGAVGLAKALELAERMMDDDYARLSDLADFFIDRVLRDVPDVRFNGTRTSRIPQTMNFAFNGVEGESVVLSLDVEGVAVSSGSACTSGAIEASHVLTAMGIDPIVAHGSVRFSLGRSTTREQLDYVLTKLPPIVDRLRAMSPVYKKQV, encoded by the coding sequence ATGGATCCAATTTACCTCGACCATAACGCTACCACGCCCGTCGCACCCGAGGTGGTGGAAGCGATGCTGCCGTATCTCGATCGTGGGTTCGGCAACGCCAGTTCGGTGCATGCATTCGGCCGCGAAGCCAAGGTCGCACTCGAAACCGCCCGTGAGCAGATCGCAGCTTTTATCCGATGTGAACCATCAGAGCTGTACTTCACCTCCGGCGGGACCGAGTCCGACAACATGGCCGTCCTCGGAGTTGCTCGATATCTGAAGCACAAGCGAAACCACATCATTGTCGGCGCCACCGAGCACCACGCGGTCATCGAACCCGCCGAATACCTCCATAAGAAGGAAGGCTTCGAACTGCACCTCGCCCCGGTCGACTCGGAAGGGTTCGTGTCGCCGGTGCGCCTTCGCGGTCTCGTCAAAGACACGACCGCCCTCGTTTCCATCATGCACGCCAACAATGAAACCGGCACCGTTCAAGCCGACCTTTCCCGGTTCGCCCAGATTGCCCATGAAAAGGGAGCGTTGTTTCACACCGATGCCGTGCAGTCGATTGGGAAAGTCGAAGTCGACGTTAAAGAGCTGGGGGTAGATCTGCTCTCGCTCACCGGTCACAAGATCTACGGTCCAAAAGGCTGCGGAGCTCTTTTTGTCCGGAGTGGCCTCAAAATCGATCCGCTCCTGCACGGCGGCTCCCACGAAAAACGGCGCCGGCCCGGAACCGAAAACGTCGCCGGTGCCGTTGGCCTCGCCAAAGCGCTGGAACTCGCTGAGAGGATGATGGACGACGACTATGCACGATTGAGCGATCTCGCCGACTTCTTCATCGACCGCGTCCTTCGTGACGTCCCTGATGTCCGCTTCAACGGCACCCGCACCAGCCGGATTCCGCAGACCATGAACTTCGCGTTTAATGGCGTCGAAGGTGAGTCGGTCGTGCTGTCTCTCGATGTTGAAGGGGTGGCCGTTTCTTCAGGATCGGCCTGCACCTCGGGCGCGATTGAGGCGTCACACGTGCTGACGGCCATGGGAATCGACCCGATTGTCGCCCACGGATCGGTTCGCTTCTCGTTAGGACGGTCCACCACCCGCGAGCAGCTTGATTACGTGCTGACTAAGCTGCCGCCGATCGTGGATCGGCTCCGCGCTATGTCCCCGGTCTACAAAAAACAGGTCTGA